From Solanum lycopersicum chromosome 4, SLM_r2.1:
tgaggTATAGTACTTTAAATATGTCAAAATTCTTTTAATAATTCCTTCATTTTTCTTGAAAGGTttactttttctacaaatagtattcaatatttattaaaaaaaaacttatagtaacttattattattaaaaatgaggTCCCTCAAATTTGAGGGTTTAAGCCACCTGTCTTTTTTTTTACACTGTCTGCATGGATATATGAGAGCAATGCCTATTTACTCCGGCttcattttaatcatatttcttaaatttgcttattttattttacttagtGATTTTGTCGTAATAAATGTGTATCACGAAAAAGTTATCTTGTACGTAGGGGTGGCAAACGGttgaattgaattaattttgcATGAGTTGAATAtgatttgagaaaaaatggGTTGGATCATAATCCATCCAAATATAATATGGTCAAATATGGATTTGGTCAAATATGATTTGATCAAAATGGTTCTAACCCATTtaaccaaatttatttttcaaaaacataaatgtGCCCTTCTCCACATACCCCCCCCCCTCCTCCTCCCTTCCACCTTTCACCAACCTACCCcccaaaaaaagttatttttcaaaaataaaaaaaatctatttttttttaaaaaaaattaccccGCTCCGTGGCAACCCCCTGTCCCCTACCCCACCTTCCACCGACAtaccctattttttttaaaaaaaaatctgtttttgcaaaaaaaaataataataattattctcCGCCCCCACCCCAACTTCCACCAacctacttttaatttttttttattgagtgaAAGTGAAAATAAGTGATTTAATATGGATCAAATGGATACCCATATTAAACCCATTTTGACTGACCATATTTGAAGTTACATTTAAAATAGCTTGAAGCCATATTTGATCAATTATAATATGAGCGATCCAAGTCATTATATATGATCAAAATGGGTTTATTAATATGAACTGAAATTGTCTTCACTACTTGTGAATGACTGCTTATAACAAAGAGGCAGACACCTAACATTAGAATGAAGCTATGAAAGATTGAGAAAATCATCCACCAAGGATACCTTACTTGAGTATCTGAATTGTTGATTGTCAGGTTTTGTTTTACCAAGACAAGTGAGAGATTATATTTGCTAGTAGAGTAgttaaaaatttctcaaaagcatgTTGAATCTTTGAataggtaaaaaattatttttagtgaaTGGATGTATATattactaaaaaagaaatagtcaAAAATGGTCCTTCcattttaattgatatttatgtGGGGAATAACGTAGATATTCAAActtatatataatgaaataagtaaatatacTCAGTCtatatgacataatacatataggACACAGAAATTATCATGTCGGACACTATATAAGACGAATGTgtctacttgtttaattttgtacaagcttaagtgtctatttgtacAAACCTGAAGTTAGAGGGTATAAATGTCAtatgaagccaagttaaaggtTACGTTTATGCCTCTAACTTTGTGTGCGTAAAAGTAGACAcctaaacttgtataaatttgaacaagtagacacatgaGTCCTATTTGACATAGTACACGTAGGACATTGTTAGACCCGCAATCTACTTGATATAACTACGTGCAGACATGccaaggacttgggcattggtcttggcatggatgatggcaaaacagtgcaacacaagttcaaggtgcttgggtgttggcaaggcagcTTGAACGTGCATGGCTTACGTGCGGGCTAAGGGCGTTGGCAAGacagcatgttgacttgatgaaGCAAGGCTGTGAAGACTTGGCAAGGTTAAAGACAAAGGCAGTTCACCcgaaattgctgaaataaaactaagtgtggaagacagctaaaatattctaagtgttggaagctggcaggattattctaagtgttggaatgaagcctgaaatattctaagtgttagaatattagtatttcgtgtaggtaagaatgtaatttgaattagattctatctgttggaaatatagctgttggaaagttagttttgaacccTGGGCTGACATGTGTCGGACAGGTGTCATGTGTAACCGCCGCATGTAACCGCTTGTAACTGCCATTGtgcagaattttgatttaaggtggaaattcgtctaaggcAGGGGACAGAGAGTTTTCTAGCCTTAGACTGATTTgtgaagccttcctttgtattaattattgattaataaaggttgggactTGTTCCTGTAAATACTGCCTGTTTATTGTTTGACATTGCtatttaagtatttctatacttagtcaattcTGTGGGTGTAAGTAGGCTGAAGTATTACAGACGCTGTAAGACTGCCTAGAGTGGTGTGCGAGAAAAATAAGTCGACcctctttcaattggtatcagagcaaggttAAACAATGGTGAAAAACGCAGAATTGTGGGAATTGGCAAGAAGAATAGAATCCTTCGTCGGGTTTACTGAAGATATCCTGGCAGACCCTACATTTGTGGATTTATTCACACAAATCATTGAGTTGAGAGTGGACGCCGAGAAAGTTCAGGGAGAAATTGGTGGATATCGACAAAATGTTGATAACCACATTACTGAAATCTTGGACTTTCGTGCTACAACTACGCAGAAACTAGAGGGACTgcagaaggaaaatgaaaacCTTCATGCAGAACTTGTTGTTTTTTGTCGGGCTGTGGCTGCAATGAGTTCAACTCGTGTTGAATCATCTAAGGTTAAGATTCCAGACCCTAAAGTCTTCAGTGGCGCAAGGAGTGCTAAAGAACTTGAAAATTTCATGTGGGACATGGAACAGTACTTTACCGCTGCAAGGGTGCCGGACGCTGATAAGTTAAACATTACCACAATGTACTTGTCAGGTGATGCGAAACTTTGGTGGAGGACTCGTAATGCAGACGACGTAAGTGCTGGTCGTCCTAGAATTGATACATGGGATAAGCTTATAAAAGAAATGCGCGATCAATTTCTTCCTAGCAATGCATCTTGGCTTGCAAGGGATAAATTGAAAAGGTTAAGGCAGACGGGTTCAGTGAGggaatatataaaagaatttaccTCTGTGATGTTAGACATACAAAATATGTCTGATGAGGACAAACTTCACAATTTCATTTCGGGCATGCAAGGCTGGGCTCAAAACGAATTACGGAGGCAGAATGTTAAAGATCTGCCTGAGGCAATTGCTGCTGCTGATTCGTTGGTAGATTTCCGGATGACTCGTCCTTCGACAGATGTCCCTTCTACTtcgaaaaataagaaaaaaaatgaaaagaaagggGAATGGAGAAAGGATAGTCGTAAAGAGAATGCAAACGATAAAGGAAAGGCACAAATGAAGGATGGGAAAGACAGACCCAAGAGTAAAGATGGAAACTCTAAAGGCTGTTGGACTTGTGGTGGTCCTCATTTGGCTAAATCTTGTCCAAATCGGGAAAAGGTGAATGCTATGCTTGCTGGTAATGTgaatcaaagggaggaggatgaAGAAATCGTGGCTGCAATGGCAAACCCATTGGGATTGTCCTTCAATCACATTATGGGGATCAATAATGTTAGAGAGATCTCTAGCACTTCGAATCCTCATGCTTCCttaattcatatagaaatgaaAGTGAAGGAACAATGTGTGATGGCAATGGTTGATACAGGGGCCACACACACGTTTGTAGATGTGAAGATTGCTACAAAATTAGGGTTGAAGTTGTCTAAAAGCCCTTCCTACGTCAAGACAGTCAATGCTAAGGCACAAGCCATTGTGGGCATGGCTTATGGTGTGTCTATGTCAACCGGAAGTTGGGTGGGAAAACATAATTTGATGGTGATGTCGCTTGGAGACTTTGAAATTATACTTGGGATTGATTTCCTAAGAAAATACCAGTTTGTTCCGTTTCCTCACTTAGATGGAGTGATGGTAATGAGTGGAAGTGATGCTGGTTTTCTGAAGGGTGTTCATCCGTTTGGAAACATTAATAAAGTTGCGAAGAAGAAAGACAAGGAAATGCTGTTGTCTTCTATGTCAATCGACAAAGGGCTAAAGAAAGGTGAAGACACCCTACTTGCTGCCTTGGTCGAAGTGAAACCTGACGTGAAGATGGAAGTGCCTGATTGTGTTGCTGAATTACTTAAACAGTATGCTGATGTTATGCCTCCTGAATTACCAAAGAAATTACCACCAAGGAGGGATATTGATCACAAGATTGAGTTGCTGCCTGGTACGGTTGCCCCTGCACAggctccttatcgtatggctccTAAAGAATTGGTTGAACTACGCAAACAATTGAATGAATTGCTAGATGCTGGGTTGATTCAGCCGTCTAAGGCTCCGTATGGTGCTCCTGTTCTATTCCAAAAGAATCAGAACGGAACAATGAGAATGTGTGTGGACTATCAGGCATTGAATAAGgcaactataaagaacaagtatccggTTCCGTTGGTGCAAGATTTAATGGACAGGTTAAGCAAGACATACTGGTTCACAAAACTTGATTTGAGGGCAGGCTATTGGCAGGTTAGGATAGCAGAGGGTGATGAACCAAAAACAACATGTGTAACTAGATATGGTTCCTATGAATTCCTTATAATGCcgtttgggctgactaatgccccGGCAACATTCTGCAATTTAATGAACAATGTACTGTTTGACTATCTTGATGACTTCGTTGTTGTTTACTTAGatgatattgttatatatagtcGAACATTGGAAGAACATGTTAATCACCTAAGTCTGGTTCTGTCCCAATTGAGAAAATACACACTTTATGTCAAGATGGAAAAGTGTGAATTTGCTCAACAAGAGATAAAGTTCTTGGGGCATCTTGTAAGTAAAAACCAGGTTTGAATGGATCCTAAGAAAGTGCAGGCCATTGTTGATTGGCAGACACCTCGTCATGTGAAGGATTTGAGGTCGTTTCTTGGCTTGGCTAACTATTATCGAAAGTTTATTGCTGGTTACTCAAAGAAGGCAGTGTCTTTGACAGATCTGTTGAAGAAAGATGCAAAATGGGTTTGGTCTGAGCAGTGTGAAGaagcatttcaaaatttaaagaatgctATTGCATTAGAACCTATACTCAAATTGCCTGATTTTGAGTTACCATTTGAAGTGCACACTGATGCGTTAGACAAGGCGATTGGTGGCGTATTAGTGCAGGAAGGTCATCCAGTAGCCTTCGAAAGTAGAAAGTTGAATGATGCTGAACAAAGATACTCAACACATGAAAAAGAAATGGTTGCGGTGGTACACTGTTTGCAGATTTGGAGAGTTTATCTCTTGGGTACTCGATTTGTGGTAAGAACTGATAATGTAGCAAATACATTCTTCAAAACACAGAAGAAGTTGAGTCCTAAACAAGCACGGTGGCAAGAATTCTTGGCAGAATATGATTTCATGTGGGAACATAAACCAGGAAAACACAACCAGGTTGCTGATGCGCTGAGTTGGAAAGAAGTGTTTGTTGcagtatattcaatttcaaaactgGAAACTGATTTCTATGATAGAATCAGGTTGTGTGCTGCAAATGATTCGTTATATGTTAAATGGATGGGTCAGGTGCAGGAGGGCACAATGAGACGGTATTGGATCGAGGACGATCTGCTCTATTTTAAAGGGGGGAGAATCGTTGTGCCAAATCAGGGCGGGTTGCGCAAAGACTTGATGAAAGAGGCGCATGACTCTGCTTGGGCTGGACATCCAGGCGTTGAAAGGATGTTAGCCTTACTGTCTCGTGTGTTTTTTTGGCCGAAAATGGAAGACGATATAGAGGCGTACGTTAAGACTTGTCATGTTTGTCAAGTTGACAAGACAGAACGTAAAAAGGAAGCAGGGTTGCTGCAACCTTTGCCTATTCCTGAAAGGCCATGGCTATCGGTAAGCATGGATTTCATTTCTGGATTCCCTAAAGTAGATGACAAAGCATCTATCATGGTGGTAGTTGACaggttttcaaaatattctgtTTTTATTGCTGCTCCTGAGTTATGCTCATCTGAAGTTGCTGCTGAGTTATTCTATAAACATGTGGTTAAATACTTTGGTGTTCCGGCTGGCATTGTGAGTGATAGAGACACAAGGTTCACGGGTAGATTTTGGACAACATTGTTCAATATGATGGGaactgaattaaaattttctactgCAAATCACCCACAAACAGATGAACAGACGGAAAGAATTAATCATTTGTTGGAAGAGTACTTGAGGCATTATGTGACTGCAAGTCAACGGAATTGGGTGGCATTGTTAGACACTGCGCAGTTTTGCTATAATCTGCACAAGTCGTCTGCAACAGAAATGAGTCCTTTTGAAATCGTCTTAGGCAAACAGCCTATGACGCCATTAGATGTTGCTAAATCTAAAAATCAGGGAAAGTGTCCAGCAGCATACAGAGTTGCAAGGGACAGACTTGAAATGTTATCTGAGGCACAAGATAGTTTGCGCAAGGCTCAGCAGCGCATGAAGAAGTATGCTGACCAACATCGTCGCTCAGTTGAGTTCAGTGTGGGTGACAAGGTGTTGCTGAAACTTACCCCACAAATCTGGAAACAGATGGTAAGTAAGACCAGACATAAGGGTTTGATACCTAAGTATGCTGGTCCATTCGAAGTGGTAAAACGAGTGGGCGAAGTTGTTTATAGGTTGAAGCTGCCAGAAAGGTTGAAAATTCACCCCACCTTCCATGTGAGTTTCTTGAAACCTTACTTTGCAGATGAAGATGATCCGGACAGGAACAGATCAAAGAGGGCTCCTCCATCAGTACCTACACAGTATGATGCTGAAATTGAGAAGATCCTTGATCACCGGGTTTTGGGCACGAGTTAGAAGAATACTAAGACTGAGTTCTTGGTCCATTGGAAAGGCAAGAGTGCAGCAGACGCTGTTTGGGAGAAAGCAAAAGACCTATGGCAGTTTGATGCTCAAATCGATGACTATCTCAAAACAGTCTCGATGAGGACATCAAGTTCAAGTGGTGCGGGTGGTCTGTTAGACCCGCAATCTACTTGATATAACTACGTGCAGACATGccaaggacttgggcattggtcttggcatggatgatggcaaaacagtgcaacacaaattcaaggtgcttgggtgttggcaaggcagcTTGAACGTGCATGGCTTACGTGCGGGCTAAGGGCGTTGGCAAGacagcatgttgacttgatgaaGCAAGGCTGTGAAGACTTGGCAAGGTCAAAGACAAAGGTAGTTCACCcgaaattgctgaaataaaactaagtgtggaagacagctaaaatattctaagtgttggaagttGGCAggattattctaagtgttggaatgaagcctgaaatattctaagtgttagaatattagtatttcgtgtagataagaatgtaatttgaattagattctatctgttggaaatatagttgttggaaagttagttttgaacccTGGGCTGACATGTGTCGGACAGGTGTCATGTGTAACCGCCGCATGTAACCGCTTGTAACTGCCATTGtgcagaattttgatttaaggtggaaattcgtctaaggcAAGGGACAAAGAGTTTTCTAGCCTTAGACTGATTTGTAaagccttcctttgtattaattatcgattaataaaggttgggactTGTTCCTGTAAACACTGCCTGTTTATTGTTTGACATTGctgtttaagtatttctatacttagtcaattcTGTGGGTGTAAGTAGGCTGAAGTATTACAGAAGCTGTAAGACTGCCTAGAGTGGTGTGCGAGAAAAATAAGTCGACCCTCTTTCAGACACCATGTAGGATGCATGCGTCTATTTCtctaactttatacaagtttaagtagTTAATTGTGAACACCCAAAGTTGGAGGGCGATAAATATGagttaagttcaagttaatttaACTTAGCTTTAGTTGATATTTATGTCCTCCAACTTTCAGTGTACACAAGTaaacacttaatcttatataaaattgaataactaGACACACATATCCTACGCAGCGCAATACAGTTTGAACCTACAATTGACATCCTAAGTAAATCCAAACACACTCTTAGAGgcacacttttttaaaatacgtgaaACACTAATTGTTGCTCAAAAGTAGCTTCTAAATCAACTAACTAAATACAAACCGTTTCTCACCAAAAAATACTTtcgaaaaaaaaacattttctcaaaataagcTTACTTTACGATCTTGACCAAACAAGTTATAAATCTCCTTAAAGATTAATTGATATGTGGTGCCTCAACCTGAGGAACTATTTACTTTTCTTGTTCATCTTCAATTGTACTTGTATGTTCACCAACAACTAATTTAGTATCTTGAGTAAGCAATTCAATCATATCCCAAATAATATCACAATTAGTTGAAATAATGCAGGGTGATCAGGGCAAGAATGTGACATTTTGACAAGAACATTTTCAAATGTTCAATCctcatcataaaaaagaaatgaaaacgACCTCATATTTCATCTAATCTAAAAAGGACAGCGTCTTAAATGACGATAGAATACTTTACACTTCATTCAATCTAAAAGTACCAAGTCATATACCTTATACAACACATGacacataaatttaaaagaacaaaCAACTTTGGTAATCAATTgaagagaaaaagtaaaaataaggAATACAAGAAAAGCATTGAAGAAAAGAGTTTACAACTTACAACAATATATGGTGATCATCAAGCCCTCGACCGTGTGACgctttatattttaaattaaccGTAACATAGAttataatgacaaataaatgCATCCCATCCATTTGATCCATCTTCTTTGCATTAAAAATCAGTCTTACAATCTTCTGATTTGATCATGGATTTACCTTTCACCGATTGAACGTCGAAATCACACGTAACAGTCACATcttttttcaatgtttttgtCCAACTCGTGATCTCCATTGGGGCCTTAACAGTTAAAGTCATTGGTATTGCCTTCTTGTCATCATTAAGAGTTTTCTGAAAATCAGCAGGCAATTTCCCAGCATCAAGATTAAATTGAGAATTTGTTGAATCTTTAGGTTTTTGAGAAATGGCGGTATATTTGCcatgtccaatttcatgattgttGAAATTAAGAGTCGCTATTCCATGGTCACCTTTACCAAATGAAGTATCCATCCTCTCATTAATGTTAACGATTTTCAAATCGATCTCAAATTGTTGTGTATGACTCTTATTGTTTTGTGGTTGTGTAACGTTtttgaaatgaacattcataaTTGAAAATTCAGGAGATTTAGGTGTGTACATTGCGTTAACAATCAACACGATAATTCCAATGGCGATACCTGTAAGTAGTAACGCTGAAAATATCCAACAACAACATGTacatttccttttcttttgagTTTCTGGTTGTCGatgattttcaacaattttggcattttcAGGAGGAGGGACACGATAAACTTGATCACGAGGGATTTGAACAACGTAGGTATGATCTGTTGAACGAGCCGGTGTTAGAGAGAGGCGAAGCGATGTGGCTGATGAAAGGAGATTTCTGGCTTTGCCGCCGGCTGCAGGTGGTGACCGCTCCTCCATGCCAGAATGAGGAGCGGTGGATGATGTTAAACGATTAGAGAAAAATGACGGGAATGAGATTATTTGGAGTTAATTGGCCATAATTGCCATCTAATTCTTCATTCACAAACTTTgctttttatgaattttttggcAAAACCTTTACATATCAAAACTTTTGTATGGTGAGTTAGGAATGAAAATAGTAACCCAAAACAAATTAAtcactaatttatttatttattttatttaaatttacgtggattaatatatttattattaatatatagatGCAGAACAAAATATTATGACAATCATTTAACCTACTAAAGCATCAAGATCATTAAATAACATTTTCATTATTATCAACAATAGTAATCACTATTACTATTTCCTAAATCAATACAAATGGACTACTTCAAAATTAATTTCTCAATTGACTCAAGTCTTTAAACCCTATGTAATTTTCAAACGTCTTATTCAATTCtacaattttaaagttaaattataaaatcgaCAACACAATAATTGCAACACAAGCATTTGTAAAGTCAATAATCGTGTAGGGTTATTaaataggcataatacatatatttgcccttaaacttgacttcaaattttaagtaTGACCTCAAACGTTCACAGTACACAAATAGGCACTTTAACTGTcatattctttttataaatacacACGTGATTTTTGGACCCAAAGAGAGTGAAATACAGTAGCGTCCGCGTGTATTAGTGAGTCACTCAATGACTgccaactaattaaatattttacgcatcttttttttaaaaaaaatttacacgtcatttaagaactaaaaaaatcaaaattaattttaattaatatagagGGTAACGTTTCTACCCATTTCACATTTCACCCGTTTGTTAATCAAAATCACTCAGCTCAAAGGTGAAAACCGTAGGTTATCAGGGGAATCAAAATCTTGAAATCAAAGGCGAAAATCATTCAAGATTGCTACGAAGTTGATGCTCATCTATTCATCTTCCTTGATTTAGTTCAGGTATGCCTCGATTTTGCTCTTTTGAAAGTTTATCTTTAATTACAAAGTAGAATCTTTTTGTCACCATTAGTGTAAAATTGCTATTTTCTTACAGATTTATGCATATGGGTCATATTATAGCTATTTTTCACCATGGAGGTCGCTTTTATAAAAGTCAATATTTGTCGAAATTGGGAAACATCGTTTTCAGCATACATAAGAACCACTTCTCTTTGACCGAACTAAAATCGTATGCAAAAGATATTGGGTATGATGaagttgatatattttttactgAAGACCCTTTAACccataattttattaagttaGAAAGTGATAGCCAATTATATAACTTTGTTAAAGATTTGTGGAGTGGGTCATCTATTAAGTTATTTTGAAGCATGTGACTGATAAAGAAGGGGAGTCCACTACTTTGGGACCATTttctattgaaaaaaataatcaagaattgGGAAATTGCTCTAGGGTTTCACACGGGGTAGGTGAAGTTAACAACCATTTGAAGAAGGAAATGGTGATTATTTTGACTTTGAAGAGGATGACTTAGATGATGTTCTAGATCAGGATGATAGTAAAATTGATGAAGAACTGTGAGCTTTTAGAGAAAAACTTAGGGAAGACAAAAAGAATGAAGttgcaaagaaaaaaaagagaagtaaaAAATCCTCAAAGGATCAACATGTTGAGCTTGGAGAAGTTGACATAGATAAGGGATTTGAAAATATCTTCAACAAAAAGGCGACCAAATATAATGGAAAATTGGGAGGTGATGAAGTGTTTATTGATTCATCAAATGAACCAAGTGAAGATAGTGATGAGGAGCTAGATGTTTTAGCACAACCAGGTGTTGATTTACcttcaagaagaaaaaacaacaaaCTAAGGTAtgattcttcttcttccatttctttctttgagttgagtatgaTATTTGAGAGTGCAACTCAATTTAAAAAGGTTGTTGCTGATTATGTTGTTCAACATAAGGTTTAGTTAAGGCTTAAACCCAATAAATCACATAGAGTTAGGGTAAAATGTGAAGGGAAGTGTAAATGGGAAATCTTTGCAAGCTTGGATAAGGATTGtggaaatttttttgtaaagaaatACTATCCTGCTCATAGATGTATTTCAAAGAATGAGAACAGGTTGTGCACAGCCAAATATGTGAAAATGAAGATGAGGAATAGAATAATATCTCAGCCTGACATGAGAGTTCATAAGCTTCAAGAGACACAAAGAAAATAATGGGGATTAAAAGTGGGAAGATCAATATGTTACAGGGCAATAATGAATGTTATGGCCAAGTTCTTGGGTGATTAGAAACTTGAGTTTTCAAGGTTTTTAGACTATGCTGATATGATTAAGAGTACAAATTCTGGTAGTTCTTGTTAGGTTAGAAATGATAATGAAACAGTCCCTGGCTTACACTTGTTCAAAGATTTTTATGTCTGTTTTGCTGCATTGAAAAGTGGATGGCTAGAAGGTTGTAGAAAGATTATAGGATTGGATGGTTGCTTTTTGAAGGGTGCTTGTAGAGGAGAATTATTAGTGGTTGTTGGAAAAAATAGAAACACCAAATGTATCCAATAGCTTGGGCAGTGTGTTGATCAAGAAACTAAACACTCTTGGAGTTGGTTCTTAAGCTATCTCATTGAAGACTTGCAACTTGGTGATGGAAGTGACATAACAATCATGTCTGACATGCAAACGgtatttattcaacttttatttttttttactttctgcCTTGTGTTAATGTAAGTTTTCACTGTTAGTTATTGTCACTGTCTGTCGTTAGTGTGTGAATCAAGTGAAATCAgctattgtttttgtttatttgtctCAGTTACTGCCAATGCATATGGATGTTATTAGTGTGTGAAGTAAGTGATATTGTTAGTGTGTGTGATAAATAAAGTGtcttgattttatatttcttagGGTCTTGAGGTGGCAGTGGAAGTCTTACTTCCTAATGCTGAAAGAAGAATGTGTGCAAGACATATTTGGGCAAACTGGCAAAAAAGATGGAGAGGTGAGGAAAGGAGAAGCATTTTCGAGGTACTCCAAAGCTAGTTTTGAGGTTAAATTAACAGATGAATTTGAATATATGGGAAAATTGAGTCATAAAATATGTGAGGCATTGCTTGGATATAACAAAGAATATTTGTGTAGAGCTTTATTTAGTGAAAGATCAAAGTGTGATGTGGTGGAAAATAATGTGTAAAACATTTAACTCATCGATTTTTGGTCCTAGACACAAATCTGTGGTTAGTATGCTTTAAGATATTAGGCATAAAATGATGGATATGCATGGAGATATGATTATGTTTGCAGATACATGGATCAGTGACATTTCACTTATGGCAAGActgattttaaaagaaaacaaaaagattgGC
This genomic window contains:
- the LOC101263106 gene encoding NDR1/HIN1-like protein 13, encoding MEERSPPAAGGKARNLLSSATSLRLSLTPARSTDHTYVVQIPRDQVYRVPPPENAKIVENHRQPETQKKRKCTCCCWIFSALLLTGIAIGIIVLIVNAMYTPKSPEFSIMNVHFKNVTQPQNNKSHTQQFEIDLKIVNINERMDTSFGKGDHGIATLNFNNHEIGHGKYTAISQKPKDSTNSQFNLDAGKLPADFQKTLNDDKKAIPMTLTVKAPMEITSWTKTLKKDVTVTCDFDVQSVKGKSMIKSEDCKTDF